The Mammaliicoccus sciuri genome window below encodes:
- the rpsN gene encoding 30S ribosomal protein S14: protein MAKKSKIAKEQKRIQMVEKYREKREELKANKDYEGLKKLPRDASPTRITRRCQVTGRPRGVYRKFGMSRIALREYAHKGQIPGLKKSSW from the coding sequence ATGGCGAAGAAGTCAAAAATTGCAAAAGAGCAAAAAAGAATTCAAATGGTTGAAAAATACCGTGAAAAACGTGAAGAATTAAAAGCTAATAAAGATTACGAAGGTTTGAAAAAATTACCGAGAGACGCTTCTCCTACACGTATTACGCGTAGATGCCAAGTAACTGGCAGACCAAGAGGTGTATATAGAAAATTCGGTATGTCTAGAATCGCTTTAAGAGAATACGCACATAAAGGTCAAATACCTGGATTGAAAAAATCAAGTTGGTAA
- a CDS encoding IS30 family transposase, which produces MTHTYSNMTNHKGTHLSYEERVQIETLKNLGFSNRAIARELGRAPQTINNEIHRGTTRQIKRQKQQHKVYEYETQIYFSSLGQQRYRQNRQQCGAQPLWKKNPLFIPWADHLMKKKRWSPEAVVAYAHKEQCFEREKIPSTTTVYAWIDQQIMETKNIDLLEKLKRRHSTQNSYHNHPHSRVLGPSIETRSSEIESRQSFGHWEIDTVIGTKDKSKPVILTLVERQTRFEILEIIESKSADAVSHALKNLFDSLGEKAPKIFKSITSDNGSEFASLYEEFGHMIEIYFTHPFSSYERGTSENQHKMIRRFIPKAHDLSNVQKRFIKAIQQYMNDYPRKTLNYNTAHHNMAESLKHLNLYESFQS; this is translated from the coding sequence ATGACACATACTTATTCTAACATGACAAACCATAAAGGAACACACTTAAGTTATGAAGAACGTGTTCAAATAGAAACACTTAAAAATTTAGGTTTTTCAAATCGTGCAATCGCGCGTGAATTAGGACGTGCACCTCAAACAATCAATAACGAAATTCATCGAGGAACAACACGTCAAATTAAACGACAAAAACAGCAACATAAAGTCTATGAATATGAGACGCAAATTTATTTTTCTTCACTAGGTCAACAACGTTATCGACAAAACAGACAACAATGTGGTGCTCAGCCCTTATGGAAGAAGAACCCATTATTTATTCCATGGGCAGATCACCTCATGAAAAAGAAACGCTGGTCACCTGAAGCAGTCGTGGCATATGCTCACAAGGAACAATGTTTTGAAAGAGAAAAAATCCCTTCAACAACGACAGTATATGCTTGGATAGATCAACAAATCATGGAAACTAAGAATATTGATCTACTAGAAAAATTAAAAAGACGTCATTCTACTCAGAATAGCTACCATAATCATCCACACAGTCGAGTGCTCGGTCCAAGTATTGAGACACGTTCTAGTGAAATTGAATCACGTCAGTCTTTTGGTCACTGGGAAATAGATACCGTAATAGGAACTAAAGACAAGTCAAAGCCAGTTATCTTAACACTTGTTGAGAGACAAACGCGTTTTGAAATACTAGAAATAATAGAGAGTAAAAGTGCTGATGCAGTGTCTCACGCATTGAAAAACTTATTTGACTCCTTAGGCGAAAAAGCACCAAAAATCTTCAAATCTATCACATCTGACAATGGTTCAGAATTTGCATCGCTGTATGAAGAATTTGGCCATATGATAGAAATATACTTCACACATCCATTCTCATCATATGAACGTGGGACAAGTGAAAACCAACATAAAATGATTCGTCGTTTTATTCCAAAAGCACATGATTTATCCAATGTTCAAAAACGCTTCATAAAAGCCATACAACAATATATGAATGACTATCCTAGAAAGACTTTAAATTACAACACAGCTCATCATAATATGGCAGAAAGTTTAAAGCACCTCAATCTGTATGAATCTTTCCAAAGCTAA
- a CDS encoding NADH-quinone oxidoreductase subunit J, whose product MESFIFSVIGVVVLIAFIVMLGTTVVKAIRDTRFRIPLLSTIILFFLTLGCAVGIVSTEPVQDNHSKIKFDDHVAEAQANEYVQKKMNHSKEINYDKYNNETYSHNELLKITNAKVDKISYSEAGDKIVEVTKGSGDDKVSYYIIDYDHKKLEEGESYTFYGKEDLKYDANSQLHGFNVWKVE is encoded by the coding sequence ATGGAAAGTTTTATATTTAGCGTTATTGGAGTTGTAGTATTAATAGCTTTTATTGTGATGTTAGGCACGACGGTTGTTAAAGCGATTAGAGATACTAGGTTCAGGATTCCGTTGCTAAGTACCATTATATTATTCTTTTTAACTTTAGGTTGTGCTGTTGGAATTGTTTCAACTGAACCTGTCCAAGATAATCATTCAAAAATTAAATTCGATGATCACGTAGCAGAAGCACAAGCGAATGAATATGTTCAGAAAAAAATGAACCATTCTAAAGAGATTAATTATGACAAGTATAATAATGAAACATATAGCCATAACGAATTGTTAAAAATCACAAATGCTAAGGTTGATAAAATTAGCTATAGTGAAGCAGGTGATAAAATCGTCGAAGTTACAAAAGGTAGTGGCGACGATAAAGTGTCATATTATATTATAGATTATGATCATAAAAAACTTGAAGAAGGCGAAAGCTATACTTTTTATGGTAAAGAAGATTTGAAATATGATGCAAACAGCCAATTACATGGATTTAATGTATGGAAAGTTGAATAG
- a CDS encoding transposase has protein sequence MRKKYEFKFKLKLVKEYLEGHQSYRTIALKYGISSWSVLRIWVNQYKEFGEEGLEIKSRNTVYTSEFKLSVLKFRQENMLSYQDTANHFRIINPIIIANWQHQFDEKCRLDIDNKQKGRSHTMTKKRSKSDNKNLPLNENEREELERLRNENETLKAGIAYQKSYKP, from the coding sequence ATGAGGAAAAAATATGAATTTAAATTCAAACTAAAACTTGTAAAAGAATATTTAGAAGGACATCAAAGTTATAGAACAATTGCTTTAAAATATGGTATTTCAAGTTGGTCTGTCCTTCGGATTTGGGTCAATCAATATAAAGAGTTTGGAGAAGAAGGTTTAGAAATAAAAAGTAGAAATACTGTTTATACTAGCGAATTTAAATTATCTGTTTTAAAATTTAGACAAGAAAATATGTTGTCTTATCAAGATACTGCGAATCACTTTAGAATTATTAATCCTATTATCATTGCCAATTGGCAACATCAATTTGATGAAAAGTGTCGTCTTGATATAGATAATAAACAAAAGGGACGATCTCACACTATGACTAAAAAACGATCTAAATCAGATAATAAAAATTTACCTTTAAATGAAAATGAACGTGAAGAACTTGAAAGACTTAGAAATGAAAATGAGACGTTAAAGGCAGGTATAGCTTATCAAAAAAGTTACAAGCCTTGA
- a CDS encoding IS3 family transposase codes for MKELNETYNIRLSILFKVAQIAKSVYYYWINKFSKADKDETLIQVIKEICEESNHTYGYRRVTQALRNRGLIVNHKKVLRIMKEHNLTCTKFTHRGRKYRSFKGKVGKVAQNILNRRFKTSLPFQKVVTDITEFKLMNGQKLYLSPFMDLYSSEIISFKISSRPTLDIVINPLKEMIKRRPNLDHRLTIHSDQGWHYQHSQYTRLLKDHKIFQSMSRKGNCLDNSVMENFFGLLKQEMYYGQEFKDFQDLEQAIHRYIDFYNNERIKSKLKGLSPKNYRRQTFEIIY; via the coding sequence ATTAAGGAACTAAATGAAACATATAATATACGATTAAGTATCTTATTTAAAGTCGCTCAAATAGCTAAATCTGTATACTATTATTGGATAAATAAATTTAGTAAAGCTGATAAAGATGAAACATTGATTCAAGTAATAAAAGAAATATGTGAAGAATCAAACCATACCTATGGTTATCGTCGTGTTACACAAGCACTAAGAAATAGAGGTCTTATCGTAAATCATAAAAAAGTACTAAGAATTATGAAAGAACATAATCTAACTTGTACAAAGTTCACACATAGAGGTCGTAAGTATCGTTCCTTTAAAGGTAAAGTTGGTAAAGTAGCTCAAAATATATTAAATCGTAGATTTAAAACAAGTCTCCCATTTCAAAAAGTCGTAACAGATATTACAGAGTTCAAATTAATGAATGGTCAGAAATTATATTTATCACCTTTTATGGACTTATATAGTTCAGAGATTATCAGCTTTAAAATCTCAAGTCGTCCTACATTAGATATAGTCATCAATCCATTAAAAGAAATGATAAAGCGTCGTCCAAACCTAGATCATCGTTTAACGATTCATTCAGATCAAGGCTGGCATTATCAACATTCACAATACACTAGATTATTAAAAGACCATAAAATATTTCAGAGTATGTCTAGAAAAGGTAATTGTCTAGATAATTCAGTTATGGAAAACTTTTTTGGGTTACTTAAACAAGAAATGTATTATGGCCAAGAATTTAAAGATTTTCAGGACCTTGAACAAGCTATTCATCGATATATCGATTTTTATAATAACGAAAGAATCAAATCAAAATTAAAAGGCTTATCTCCCAAAAATTACAGGAGACAAACCTTTGAAATAATATACTAA
- a CDS encoding GNAT family N-acetyltransferase, protein MGENCELHIRPIKFEDLNSIWQMAFKDSNPEWKLWDAPYFPHHAMSYDDFLLQKDDWINVPNRWAVIYNNEVIGTVSYYWEHEPSKWLEMGISIYQSDNWGKGIGTNVMRMWIDHLFNTLDIVRVGYTTWSGNKGMIKIGERLGMTMEARIRKVRYYNGTYYDSIRMGLLREEWQDLKS, encoded by the coding sequence ATGGGTGAAAATTGTGAATTACATATTAGACCTATTAAATTTGAAGATTTAAATAGTATATGGCAGATGGCTTTTAAGGACTCAAACCCTGAATGGAAGTTATGGGATGCGCCTTATTTTCCTCATCATGCTATGTCGTATGATGATTTTTTGCTACAAAAGGATGATTGGATTAATGTTCCGAATAGATGGGCTGTGATATACAACAATGAAGTTATTGGTACGGTCTCTTATTACTGGGAACATGAACCTTCTAAGTGGCTAGAGATGGGTATTTCAATCTATCAATCTGATAATTGGGGGAAAGGCATTGGCACTAATGTCATGCGTATGTGGATTGATCATTTATTCAATACTTTAGATATTGTTCGCGTTGGTTATACAACTTGGTCAGGAAATAAAGGCATGATTAAAATTGGAGAACGTCTTGGCATGACGATGGAAGCTAGAATTAGAAAAGTAAGATATTATAACGGGACTTATTATGACTCTATTAGAATGGGGCTTTTACGAGAAGAATGGCAAGATTTAAAGTCTTAA